In the genome of Eschrichtius robustus isolate mEscRob2 chromosome 12, mEscRob2.pri, whole genome shotgun sequence, one region contains:
- the SLC17A4 gene encoding LOW QUALITY PROTEIN: probable small intestine urate exporter (The sequence of the model RefSeq protein was modified relative to this genomic sequence to represent the inferred CDS: inserted 1 base in 1 codon): MFTTVEAEATVGGIVNDGTLNTAQVQTFKKGFCSVRHGLALIVHLCNFSISTQQMNMSIALPAMLNNTAPPNPPSISTERPPTDFQDNWNETLNEFKAVAATYDRSPEIQGIIPSSLNYGSFLAPIPSGYLAEIFGTKYLAGAGMFITSVLTLFTPLAADTGVTLLIVLQIIQGIVQVMLLTSQYSIWARWXPPTERSQLITIAVSGSVLASFIILLVGGHLCQTIGWPYVFYIFGGIGCICSFLWFALIYDDPVNHPFISTSEKEYIVCSLAQEDSPLGWSLPIKAMIKSLPLWSILVFYFSDYWHYFVIRSYLPTYISSVLQANIRDSGMLSALPFVSACICIVPGGLLADFLLSRKILRLNTIRKLFTAIGVLFPSAFFVSLFWVRSSFSTTMAFLILSSATKSLSQSGALVNFMDIAPRYSALLRGLSQIFSYIAGAISPTVAGFFISQVRTQEFSWRNVFLLSAAVNIAGLFFYLIFGQAEVQDWAKGRCAPSSEQTE; encoded by the exons ATGTTTACTACAGTAGAAGCTGAAGCCACAGTGGGAGGTATTGTCAATGATGGTACTTTAAACACAGCCCAAGTTCAAAccttcaagaaag GCTTTTGTTCAGTCCGACATGGGCTGGCCCTTATTGTACATCTCTGTAATTTTTCGATTTCCACCCAACAAATGAACATGAGCATTGCCTTGCCAGCTATGTTGAACAACACAGCTCCACCCAACCCACCCAGTATCTCCACAGAGAGGCCGCCCACTGACTTCCAGGACAACTGGAATGAAACTCTGAATGAATTTAAGGCCGTG GCTGCTACGTATGACCGGAGTCCTGAAATCCAGGGAATCATCCCTAGCTCACTCAACTATGGCTCATTCTTGGCTCCAATCCCCAGTGGCTATCTGGCTGAAATATTTGGAACCAAGTACTTGGCTGGTGCTGGCATGTTTATTACCTCAGTCCTGACCCTCTTCACTCCACTAGCAGCTGATACTGGAGTGACTTTGCTCATTGTCCTACAGATCATCCAAGGCATTGTCCAG gttatgTTATTAACAAGTCAGTATTCAATCTGGGCCAGAT CTCCACCAACGGAAAGGAGTCAACTCATCACCATTGCTGTATCAG GGTCAGTGCTGGCCTCCTTCATCATCCTCCTGGTTGGTGGTCACCTCTGCCAGACCATAGGATGGCCTTATGTCTTCTATATCTTTG gtggcaTTGGCTGCATCTGTTCTTTTCTCTGGTTTGCTCTCATTTATGATGACCCCGTGAATCATCCGTTTATCAGCACTAGCGAGAAGGAATACATCGTCTGTTCACTGGCTCAAGAG GATTCTCCACTAGGCTGGTCTCTTCCCATTAAGGCTATGATCAAATCCCTACCGCTTTGGAGCATTCTCGTCTTTTATTTCAGTGACTACTGGCATTATTTTGTCATCAGGTCATACCTACCAACATATATTAGCTCTGTACTTCAAGCTAACATCAGAGAT AGTGGGATGCTGTCAGCCCTGCCGTTTGTTTCTGCCTGTATCTGCATTGTCCCTGGAGGTCTGTTGGCAGATTTTCTCCTCTCCAGAAAAATCCTCAGACTCAATACCATCAGGAAACTCTTCACTGCCATAG gggttctcTTCCCATCTGCGTTCTTCGTGTCCCTTTTCTGGGTCAGATCCAGCTTCAGCACCACCATGGCCTTCTTGATACTGTCTTCTGCCACCAAAAGCCTCAGCCAATCAGGAGCCCTTGTCAACTTCATGGATATTGCTCCTCG GTACAGTGCCTTACTCAGGGGACTATCACAAATCTTTTCTTACATAGCGGGAGCCATCTCTCCCACAGTTGCCGGATTTTTTATCAGTCAGGTAAG GACTCAAGAGTTCAGTTGGAGGAATGTCTTCTTGCTttcagctgctgtgaacatagcaGGCCTGTTTTTCTACCTCATCTTCGGCCAAGCAGAGGTGCAGGACTGGGCTAAAGGTAGATGTGCACCCTCTTCTGAGCAAACCGAGTGA